GGGGCCCGGCACGCACGCTCCGCGCCACCCGGTGCGGACCGCCCCCGCCTGCGCCATTCGGCACCGGTCCCCACGAGGGGAGGGACCGGTGACGAATGGCGCGGCGCTGTTTCTGCGGCGGACCGGGATCTCCGCTCCTCAAGGGCCCGGCCGGTATGCCCGGTTCACGGGCTCCCGCAGTCTTGGAGCCGGTGTCCGGGCCGGCCCGCCGGCGCGGCACAGAATGGGAAAAGCCCAGGTCACGAGTGTGACCTGGGCTTTGTGCAGGGCGGACTTGGGGTGTGGGGCCCGGCGCATCGGCACCGGGGTGGCCTCGCACCCCTCGGAGCGCCGGCGCCCGGCGTGGTCCGTGGTGCGCTATCCCATGAGGACCGCGGCAGCCGCATGGTCGAGCATCGACATGGCCCAGCTCTGCAGATCCTGGTCCGCGTCGTCGGCGGCCTGGATCCAGCGCTGGCGGCGGTCCCGGGAGACGTTCACTTCGACACGCATGCTGATGGCGTGCTGCTCGGTCTGCTCGCCGGCCTGGCGGGCTGCCTTGACGCGGCTGCGCAGAAAGTTCCTCGACCAGCTGAGCCGTTCTGCCCGGTCCAGCCAGTACTCCTGCTCGTTCTCCGGAAGGCTCGCCAGTTCCGCGTGGTGCTGGAAGCTCAGCGCGGGGCGCCTGCGCGGCGGTGCGAAGCGCCGGGCGACCCAGGCGTAATTGCGCAGCGTTTGGTAATCAAGGTGAGTCTCCTCGATCGCGCGCTGGTAACGGTCCGGATACATGGTCCGTCCGTAGATGAGCCAGTCACCCAGCCACCAGGCCGAGGAGTCGGCGGCGACGAAGAGCTGCTTGCCGATTTTCTGCCAGTCGTCCAGCGATATACCGGACGTCAATTCAAGGGTGGTGCGTCGTGCAATGGTCTTATCAACGGCTTTGGACAGCTTCTCGCTGAGTTTGGGCAGCGCAGGATGTACCTCCCGTGCATGCGTGCTTGCATTGATTTCCCCCATAGCCTAATGCCTCCGTCGTGTAGGTCAGTTGACGACGATGCAAGAACTCTAGCCAGGGGAGAGTGTACCTTGTCTATACTCTTTCTTTAACTTCTTTGCCGAGCGTGCGAATGCCGGGAGGGCGCTATTCGGCCATTGACGAGAGGGACGCCGGCTCCTGGGGCGACGCCGGTCAACGGCCCGGCTGGCACCCCCTCCTGACGGGCACCCGGCACCCACCAGAAGCCCGGCCCGGCGGTCAGGGCGGGCTCAACTCCGGCCCTCCAGCTCCCCGGCGTCGTGCACCAACAGGGCAACCTGCACCCGGTTGTTGAGGCCGAGTTTGGTCAGGATGCTGGAGACATGGGTCTTGACCGTGGAGACCCCGAGGTAGAGCGCCGCGCCGATCTGCGCGTTGGACTTGCCGTGGCCGATGCCGAGAGCGACCGCGCGCTCCCGTTCGTTGAGCAGTGCCAGCCGGTCCCGGGCCTCCCCGCGGCGCCCCGTGGGGTCCTGCGTGGACAGAACCCGGTCGATCAGCCGCTGGGTGACGGCCGGTGAGAGCACCGGCTGGCCCTGGGCCACCCGGTGAATGGCCGAGACGATCTCCGGCGGCGGAGTGTCCTTCAGTGCGAACCCCGCCGCTCCGGCACGCAGTGCGCGCAGTACGTACTCGTCGGCGTCGAACGTCGTCAGGACGAGGACTTCTGGTGCGTTGCTCATGGCCCGCAGTGCTTCCGTGGCCGCCAGCCCGTCCATGACCGGCATCCGGATGTCCATGAGGACCACGTCGAGGCGGTGCTGCCGGGCCAGGCTGACCGCCTCGGCGCCGTCACCGGCCTCGGCGACCACGCGCAGGTCGGGGGACCCGCCCAGCATCACCGACAGCCCGGCGCGGACGAGTGGATCGTCGTCGGCAATCAGCACGTCGATCGTGGTGGGCTCGGCTGTGGTCATACGGCCAGAGTAGCCGGTGGCGCCTGACGGCTTCTGATGCTGAACCGGCCTGTGGACAAAGGGAATCGGCGGCGCGGAGCGCGGCACCGAAGTCGCCGCGCAGCAGTACTTTGGTCTTCCCCGGCCACCGAACGGCAAGACTCCGGTCGGCGCGAAGAGTACGAGTGACCGATCCGGCCGGCGACCACGGCCTCATAGCGTGGCGCCATGGCAAAGGTTGTTCAGTTCCTCGGGCTCTTCCTGGTGGTCGCCGGCATCAGCGGTACCGTCGACCAGCTGGCCACGCAGCCATTTCTGAGTCCGGTGCTCAACTTCGTCAATCATTACGTGATACCGCACATGGAACCGCTGCAGGGCTACGAGGTCATCTGCAACCTGTCGCTGTCGGTGGTCGGCTCGATCTTGGTGATCGTGGCTAATCGCTCGGAGCGGTCGGAAGGCTGACGCTGTCCCGGGATCCGCGCCGCGGCCAGCCGTTGCGCATACGCGAGAATTAGCCCGTCCAGCCGGAAGTGGCCCGGTGCCACCTCCCGTACGAGACTCGCATCGGCAAGGGCGTGCAGCGCCCTCCAGCAGCTCGATGTGTCCATGCCGCTCAGTGCGGCGGCCCTGGGCTGTGTGACCATCCGGTCGTTCTGACGGCCCAGCGCCAGGAGCATCTGGGCGGCCTTGGGCGGCAGCGCGGCGTACGACCAGTCGATGACGGTGTACAGCGAGGCCTCGCTGTCACCGGACAGCTGCAGGAAATCGACCGCGTTCCGGTCGTCGAAGCTCGCGAGGGCCTCG
This portion of the Streptomyces sp. 2114.4 genome encodes:
- a CDS encoding LmbU family transcriptional regulator, with amino-acid sequence MGEINASTHAREVHPALPKLSEKLSKAVDKTIARRTTLELTSGISLDDWQKIGKQLFVAADSSAWWLGDWLIYGRTMYPDRYQRAIEETHLDYQTLRNYAWVARRFAPPRRRPALSFQHHAELASLPENEQEYWLDRAERLSWSRNFLRSRVKAARQAGEQTEQHAISMRVEVNVSRDRRQRWIQAADDADQDLQSWAMSMLDHAAAAVLMG
- a CDS encoding response regulator transcription factor → MTTAEPTTIDVLIADDDPLVRAGLSVMLGGSPDLRVVAEAGDGAEAVSLARQHRLDVVLMDIRMPVMDGLAATEALRAMSNAPEVLVLTTFDADEYVLRALRAGAAGFALKDTPPPEIVSAIHRVAQGQPVLSPAVTQRLIDRVLSTQDPTGRRGEARDRLALLNERERAVALGIGHGKSNAQIGAALYLGVSTVKTHVSSILTKLGLNNRVQVALLVHDAGELEGRS